Proteins from a genomic interval of Lolium perenne isolate Kyuss_39 chromosome 1, Kyuss_2.0, whole genome shotgun sequence:
- the LOC139836036 gene encoding putative disease resistance protein RGA1, giving the protein MKEWTDVLTRSNTCNEKRGILPILKLSYDDLPPHMKQCFAFCAVFPKDYDIDVEILIQLWMAQDFIQLKEGDNLEKAGREIFDELTWRSFFQDVKQKPQREKWQLRSSRTVCNIHDLMHDIALSVMGKDCVTIGYGTNKKELLSAGPTRHLFVSYSNIRALLDDYVKKHSPALQTLLYTDYSTFGSAPHMSLRALKYELRKFPLTPRHLLHLRYLDLSNNWYMKDLPKEISILYHLQTLNLSNCKCLVRLPKDMKYMTNLCHLYTNGCRSLECMPPDLGQLTSLQTLTYFVVGSSSGCSTIGELQELNIGGELVLSRLEHVTEDHAKASSLGNKENLTHLSLEWSDDNSEELDQQRNVLDALKPHAGLQFLKIHSYRGTGFPSWVTSLTSLQHLTELHLDGCTMCEEFLQFGQVKALKVLVLRNLSKLQSLCSHDSSAAFSALKDLTLENLEILERWVAIDGEELTFPLLENVRIKKCPKLTTLPEAPKLKVMQLIEDKVHLSLSVFRASPAASPKPSPKPRRIERLGDVFCSCRVWGTSLPSRVPQTPPPNI; this is encoded by the coding sequence atgaaAGAATGGACAGATGTACTGACCAGAAGCAACACTTGCAATGAGAAGAGAGGAATTTTACCTATACTCAAGCTCAGCTACGATGACTTGCCACCACACATGAAACAATGCTTTGCTTTTTGTGCTGTATTTCCCAAAGATTATGATATTGATGTGGAAATTTTAATCCAGCTATGGATGGCGCAAGATTTCATACAGCTGAAGGAAGGCGACAACCTTGAAAAGGCGGGCAGAGAAATTTTTGACGAGCTAACTTGGAGGTCATTCTTTCAAGATGTCAAGCAAAAACCTCAAAGAGAAAAGTGGCAGCTCCGTTCTAGTAGAACAGTATGCAACATACACGATCTTATGCATGACATTGCCTTATCTGTCATGGGAAAAGATTGTGTTACTATTGGTTATGGGACTAATAAGAAGGAGCTGTTGTCGGCAGGCCCTACTCGTCACCTGTTCGTATCATATAGTAATATCAGAGCTCTTTTGGATGATTATGTGAAGAAACATTCTCCAGCTCTCCAGACACTGTTATATACAGATTATTCCACTTTTGGCTCAGCACCACACATGTCGCTACGAGCACTGAAATATGAATTGAGAAAGTTTCCACTGACACCAAGGCACTTACTGCACCTGAGATATCTTGATCTCTCAAATAACTGGTATATGAAAGATCTTCCGAAGGAAATAAGCATACTGTATCATCTACAGACTCTTAACCTTTCTAATTGCAAGTGTCTTGTTCGACTTCCAAAGGATATGAAGTATATGACAAATCTCTGTCACCTCTATACTAATGGATGCAGATCACTGGAGTGCATGCCTCCAGACCTCGGGCAACTCACTTCTCTACAGACTCTAACGTATTTTGTGGTGGGTTCTAGTTCTGGTTGTAGTACTATTGGGGAACTACAGGAGTTAAATATTGGCGGTGAATTAGTGCTATCTCGTCTTGAGCATGTAACTGAAGACCATGCCAAAGCATCCAGCCTTGGAAATAAAGAGAACCTAACACATTTATCTCTTGAATGGAGCGATGACAACAGTGAGGAACTGGACCAGCAAAGGAATGTGCTTGATGCTCTCAAACCTCATGCTGGGCTGCAGTTTCTAAAAATACACTCCTACAGAGGTACTGGCTTTCCATCATGGGTGACAAGTCTTACTTCTCTGCAGCATCTGACCGAGCTCCACCTAGATGGTTGTACGATGTGTGAGGAATTTCTGCAATTCGGTCAAGTTAAGGCTCTCAAAGTCCTTGTTTTGAGAAATTTGAGCAAATTGCAAAGCTTATGCAGTCACGATTCATCTGCAGCATTTTCAGCATTAAAAGACCTCACATTAGAAAATTTGGAAATTCTTGAGAGATGGGTGGCAATAGATGGAGAAGAGTTAACATTTCCTCTACTTGAGAATGTTAGAATTAAGAAATGCCCAAAGCTAACAACTCTGCCTGAAGCACCAAAACTCAAAGTTATGCAGCTAATAGAAGACAAGGTTCATCTATCCTTATCagtatttagagcatctccagccgcgtcccccaaaccgtcccccaaaccgcgccggattgagcgtttgggggacgtgttttgttcgtgccgcgtttgggggacgtcgctccccagccgcgtcccccaaacgccgcccccaaacatttaa